The Gouania willdenowi chromosome 3, fGouWil2.1, whole genome shotgun sequence genome includes a region encoding these proteins:
- the mettl21ca gene encoding uncharacterized protein mettl21ca encodes MTTSTLEDGNCAGGEGEEELDEEGKDRDDRKTEKSALQQTQRPAWAPCYFSYTNKEVYYYVGQKIIIQEGLDSYAGQIWPAALALCHYLDTHREQLRLVDKAVLEIGAGTGLVSIVAALLGGWVTATDLPETLNNLRVNLSRNTRDGCRYTPQVAALSWGHDLEHTYPTSIYRYDYVLAADVVYHHDFLDELLVTMKHFCKPGTTLVWANKVRFETDLTFIENLKKAFNVSLLAEDGELKIFMATSRDGDIREQHLEQNYREVQIDSTELEEDQNKENDSGTILNCDRSEDEKEQNDDLKRDEEEKMEETGNIREDGHTEATDSSYENVAAQNSIEQTAAMPNWARSIRMSLNKDIYHYVGQDIIIQESIDSYGAVLWPAALALCSFLDNNKDVVNLQGKEVLELGAGTGLVTIVASLLGASVTATDLKDVLGNLSANVARNTRGRCKHMPKVAHLSWGNDLEQTYPSTTHRYDYVLAADVVYHHDFLNELLITMKYFNKPGTTLIWANKVRFETDLTFTENFKKAFSTSLLFEDGEMKIFKAVSG; translated from the exons ATGACAACATCCACACTGGAAGATGGAAATTGTGCAGGAGGTGAAGGCGAGGAAGAGTTGGATGAAGAAGGGAAGGATAGAG ATGatcgaaaaacagaaaaatctgCTCTTCAGCAGACACAGAGACCAGCCTGGGCTCCATGTTACTTTTCCTATACTAATAAAGAAGTTTACTACTACGTCGGCCAAAAGATCATCATCCAAGAAGGCTTGGACTCATACGCAGGCCAGATATGGCCAGCA GCTCTGGCTCTCTGTCACTACCTTGACACTCATCGAGAACAACTGAGGCTGGTGGACAAAGCAGTGCTGGAGATTGGAGCTGGGACTGGCTTGGTCTCTATCGTTGCCGCTTTGCTAG GAGGTTGGGTAACAGCCACAGACCTACCAGAGACTCTGAACAACCTGAGAGTGAACCTGAGCAGGAACACTCGGGACGGATGCCGATACACACCTCAGGTGGCAGCTCTGTCCTGGGGTCACGATCTAGAGCATACCTATCCTACATCCATCTACCGGTACGACTACGTGCTGGCGGCTGATGTCGTCTACCACCATGACTTCCTGGATGAGCTCCTGGTCACCATGAAGCATTTCTGCAAACCTGGAACAACCCTAGTCTGGGCTAATAAAGTCAGGTTCGAGACGGACTTGACGTTCattgaaaacttaaaaaaagcttttaatgTAAGTTTACTGGCTGAAGATGGAGAGTTGAAGATCTTCATGGCAACAAGTAGAGATGGAGATATCAGAGAGCAGCACTTGGAGCAAAACTACAGAGAGGTTCAGATTGATTCAACTGAACTAGAAGAAGATCAAAACAAGGAAAATGACAGTGGAACAATACTGAACTGTGACAGATCAGAAGATGAGAAGGAGCAAAATGATGATCTCAAGagagatgaagaggagaagatGGAAGAAACAGGAAACATCAGAGAAGATGGTCACACAGAAGCCACTGATTCAAGCTATGAAAATGTTGCAG CACAGAACTCAATAGAACAAACAGCTGCGATGCCTAACTGGGCTCGGAGCATCAGGATGAGTCTAAATAAGGACATCTATCATTATGTAGGGCAGGACATTATCATTCAGGAGTCCATAGACTCTTATGGAGCTGTACTGTGGCCCGCT GCGTTGGCTTTATGCTCCTTCCTGGACAACAACAAGGATGTGGTGAACCTACAGGGGAAGGAGGTTCTGGAGCTGGGAGCAGGAACAGGCCTGGTAACCATTGTGGCCAGTCTACTGG GAGCTTCAGTCACAGCCACAGATTTAAAGGACGTGTTGGGTAACCTCAGCGCCAACGTGGCCAGAAACACCCGTGGACGCTGCAAACACATGCCAAAAGTGGCCCACTTATCCTGGGGCAACGACCTCGAGCAAACCTATCCTTCAACCACCCACAGGTACGACTATGTGCTAGCTGCAGATGTGGTTTACCACCATGACTTCCTGAATGAGCTCCTCATCACAATGAAGTACTTCAACAAACCAGGGACGACTTTGATCTGGGCCAACAAGGTCAGGTTTGAAACTGATCTGACGTTCACTGAGAACTTTAAAAAGGCCTTCAGTACAAGTTTGTTGTTTGAAGATGGAGAAATGAAGATTTTCAAGGCGGTGAGTGGATAA